A section of the Kluyveromyces lactis strain NRRL Y-1140 chromosome F complete sequence genome encodes:
- a CDS encoding Pal1 family protein (similar to uniprot|Q66RD5 Saccharomyces cerevisiae YDR348C Protein of unknown function; green fluorescent protein (GFP)-fusion protein localizes to the cell periphery and bud neck; potential Cdc28p substrate), translating to MHRSNSQRANSQRPYSLNNPFRNASVDSSINQYETDTDFQNWVSQNTKPMPYATGRRNDSSLSFTDSINETPEEEDHNTEDYFIDLNTTKDVPRTSREAINRNNTMSPVPRANSNNPFLNDLTEQEINKGSAVSRTHSQKQTQPPPAPQTSKNHMTSSEEKEALRRRYLQIDNEDIASPPRRSSHRNNSATGEMPPSYDEVAGSKGRNAGYPKEKSSSESRSRHDREREPRYGDRERDRDRERRQHRSDSGNATSSRRHRKSSGGKKSSSSPERKTKSKGPLPKNVDTIDKLDVTGLFGGAFHHDGPFDACTPHRNKNAKAAPVMAFPADGPNSSIAGPTGNKSFIKEVFGHNDVDDDDYLYKSNGKVIVNSSSSTVDAIKPNSNSITQFDPKMKTELVHGPTTAGLGSTTFLDGAPAATALVRDDAGQKEYGGIQRKKSLSQRLKVGTSRTDDVRLRKVSSDSTPNSPSMLDQSDSFERPRAGNFNGNDDDEYFLDGNSSGVRFDQNSKKESTGNKLLRRVKSLKVSRK from the exons ATGCACAGATCGAATAGTCAGAGGGCCAATTCACAGCGTCCATACTCTTTAAACAATCCGTTCAGAAACGCTTCGGTTGATTCCAGTATAAATCAATACGAAACAGACACAGATTTCCAGAATTGGGTTTCCCAAAACACAAAGCCTATGCCATATGCTACTGGCAGAAGAAATGATTCCAGTCTAAGTTTCACCGATTCTATCAATGAAACCcctgaagaagaagatcacAACACAGAAGATTATTTCATCGACCTAAACACTACTAAGGATGTACCAAGAACGTCTCGCGAAGCGATTAACCGTAACAA CACTATGTCTCCTGTTCCGCGCGCAAACTCAAACAACCCGTTCTTGAATGATTTGACTGAACAAGAGATAAATAAAGGTTCTGCGGTTTCCAGAACTCATTCCCAAAAACAAACTCAACCTCCACCAGCACCCCAGACCTCGAAGAACCATATGACCTCctctgaagaaaaagaagcattAAGAAGACGATACCTGCAAATTGACAACGAGGACATTGCTTCTCCTCCTCGTAGGAGCTCCCATAGAAATAACAGTGCAACTGGTGAGATGCCACCTTCATACGACGAAGTGGCGGGCTCTAAAGGTAGAAACGCTGGCTATCCAAAGGAGAAGTCATCCAGCGAGAGCCGTTCACGTCACGATAGGGAAAGAGAGCCTAGATATGGTGATAGAGAAAGAGACAGAGACAGAGAAAGAAGGCAACACCGTTCAGATTCTGGGAATGCGACCAGTTCGCGTCGTCATAGAAAATCTTCTGGGGGGAAAAAATCAAGTTCATCTCCTGAGAGGAAAACTAAAAGTAAAGGTCCATTACCTAAAAACGTTGATACCATTGATAAGTTAGATGTTACTGGGTTGTTTGGAGGTGCTTTCCATCATGACGGTCCTTTTGATGCGTGTACACCACACCGAAACAAGAATGCGAAGGCCGCTCCAGTGATGGCTTTCCCTGCAGATGGTCCAAATTCTAGTATTGCTGGCCCAACTGGGAACAAGTcctttatcaaagaagtGTTTGGCCATAACGATgttgatgacgatgacTATTTATATAAATCAAACGGTAAAGTCATTGTAAATTCGAGTTCATCCACAGTAGATGCAATCAAGCCAAATTCTAACAGTATTACACAATTCGATCCTAAGATGAAAACAGAATTGGTTCACGGACCTACCACGGCAGGTTTGGGTTCCACGACATTCTTAGATGGTGCCCCAGCTGCCACTGCTCTAGTTAGAGATGATGCTGGCCAAAAAGAATATGGCGgaatacaaagaaagaaatctCTTTCGCAAAGACTAAAAGTTGGTACAAGCAGAACCGATGATGTTAGACTAAGGAAAGTTTCCTCAGATTCAACACCAAATTCACCTTCGATGCTTGACCAAAGTGATAGTTTTGAAAGACCTCGTGCTGGTAATTTCAATGGcaatgacgatgacgaaTATTTCTTGGATGGTAACTCATCTGGTGTACGTTTTGAtcagaattcaaagaaagaatctaCAGGTAACAAACTATTAAGAAGGGTTAAGAGTTTGAAGGTTAGTAGGAAATAA
- the OCH1 gene encoding initiation-specific alpha-1,6-mannosyltransferase (similar to uniprot|P31755 Saccharomyces cerevisiae YGL038C OCH1 Mannosyltransferase of the cis-Golgi apparatus initiates the polymannose outer chain elongation of N-linked oligosaccharides of glycoproteins) codes for MGLPKISRRTRYIIVIVLILYLLFSVQWNTAKVNHHFYNSIGTVLPSTARVDHLNLKNLDLAGTSNNGDHLMDLRVQLASQFPYDSRVPIPKKVWQTWKIDPSSKSQVSSISKCQNDWKHFSASEEPPYQYQLITDDQMIPLLEQLYGGVPQVIKAFESLPLPILKADFFRYLILYARGGIYSDMDTFPLKPLSSWPSTSQSYFSSLKNPQRYRNSLDNLETLEASEPGFVIGIEADPDRSDWAEWYARRIQFCQWTIQSKSGHPLLRELITNITATTLESVANVKSSIPLDDAEVLKDIADDYNVNMRDKKKFNKNYKHQQKKTAKNTDGTDIMNWTGPGIFSDVIFQYLNNVIQKNDDILIFNDNLNVINKHGSKHDTTMRFYKDIVKNLQNDKPSLFWGFFSLMTEPILVDDIMVLPITSFSPGIRTMGAKEDNDEMAFVKHIFEGSWKD; via the coding sequence ATGGGGTtaccaaagatttcaagaagaacgaGGTACATTATTGTCATTGTGCTGATACTGTActtattgttttctgtgCAATGGAATACTGCGAAAGTGAATCACCATTTCTATAACAGCATTGGCACGGTGCTTCCCAGTACAGCTCGCGTGGATCacttgaacttgaaaaacTTGGACTTAGCAGGTACGAGCAATAACGGTGATCATTTGATGGATCTACGAGTTCAATTGGCTAGTCAATTCCCCTACGATTCTCGAGTACCCATCCCCAAAAAGGTATGGCAGACCTGGAAGATTGATCCCAGTTCAAAGTCACAGGtttcttccatttcaaAATGCCAGAATGATTGGAAACATTTCAGTGCATCCGAGGAACCGCCATATCAATACCAATTAATCACAGATGATCAAATGATACCACTTCTAGAGCAGCTATATGGTGGGGTCCCACAAGTGATAAAGGCTTTTGAATCCTTGCCACTTCCAATTCTTAAAGCAGACTTTTTCAGATACTTGATCCTTTATGCAAGAGGTGGTATATATTCTGACATGGATACGTTCCCATTAAAGCCATTGTCGTCATGGCCATCGACTTCTCAGTCCTACTTTTCTAGTTTAAAGAATCCACAAAGGTATAGAAATTCCTTGGACAACCTTGAAACGCTAGAAGCTTCAGAACCTGGCTTTGTCATTGGTATCGAGGCTGATCCGGATAGAAGCGATTGGGCAGAGTGGTACGCCAGGAGAATACAATTCTGTCAGTGGACAATACAATCAAAATCTGGCCATCCATTATTGCGCGAATTGATCACAAATATCACCGCAACAACATTGGAGAGCGTGGCAAATGTTAAAAGCAGCATTCCTTTAGATGATGCTGAAGTATTAAAAGACATTGCAGATGATTATAATGTCAACATGAGGGATAAaaagaagttcaacaaaaattacaaacatcaacaaaagaaaaccgCCAAAAATACAGATGGTACCGATATTATGAACTGGACTGGTCCAGGTATTTTTTCAGATGTTATTTTCCAGTATCTTAATAACGTTATCCAGAAGAATGATGACATTttaattttcaatgataatCTTAATGTTATCAACAAACATGGATCCAAACATGATACAACTATGAGATTCTATAAAGACATTGTTAAAAATTTACAAAACGACAAACCCTCATTGTTCTGGggattcttttcattgatgacAGAGCCTATTCTAGTGGACGACATCATGGTACTTCCGATTACTTCTTTCTCACCAGGTATCAGAACAATGGGCGCTAAAGAAGACAACGACGAGATGGCATTTGTTAAGCATATTTTTGAAGGAAGTTGGAAAGACTGA
- the MRP1 gene encoding mitochondrial 37S ribosomal protein mS43 (similar to uniprot|P10662 Saccharomyces cerevisiae YDR347W MRP1 Mitochondrial ribosomal protein of the small subunit MRP1 exhibits genetic interactions with PET122 encoding a COX3-specific translational activator and with PET123 encoding a small subunit mitochondrial ribosomal protein) yields the protein MLRSSTLKRTFFRSYIVPSFEHLNKDRGLSGLFSKEGLQSAWFDRAEYYTEKLNSYTANTDEKPLETIIHENANISSKKQIFNYASLLYNLKFSMSSLKGSSLPLPTEKPNRSELLKTPELTLTFGNEPLSMGNERLHQALVQSFGSIVEFRSLLLNSNNAISGDGYTWLVARQFKTADPSAIKFDQLFIVNTYNAGSPFNSNRAGSFKHLQESIKKKTEGFKADKVESAVDAVMYPGTKYFPLLAIDASPKAWLPDYGVFGKQQYLDSVWESIEWKVVENRLPAFETKAFATL from the coding sequence ATGCTAAGAAGCTCAACGTTGAAAAGAACCTTTTTTAGGTCATACATTGTGCCATCTTTTGAgcatttgaacaaagatcGTGGTCTTTCCGGACtcttttccaaagaagGTTTACAATCAGCGTGGTTTGATAGAGCTGAGTATTATACCGAGAAGTTGAATTCTTACACTGCCAACACCGATGAAAAGCCATTAGAGACAATTATACATGAAAACGCCAACATTTCTTCtaagaaacaaattttCAACTATGCATCTCTTCTATACAATTTGAAGTTCTCGATGTCATCGCTCAAAGGTTCTTCTTTACCTCTACCCACTGAAAAACCGAACAGATctgaacttttgaagacaCCAGAGTTGACCCTAACTTTCGGGAACGAACCTTTATCGATGGGTAACGAAAGGTTGCACCAGGCGTTGGTTCAATCTTTCGGTTCTATCGTTGAATTCAGGTCTTTACTTTTGAATTCTAACAATGCTATATCGGGGGATGGTTACACATGGTTGGTAGCAAGGCAATTCAAGACTGCTGATCCATCAGCGATCAAGTTTGACCAATTATTCATTGTAAACACATACAACGCCGGATCTCCTTTCAATTCCAACAGAGCAGGATCGTTCAAACATCTACAGGAAAgcatcaagaaaaagacaGAAGGATTCAAGGCCGACAAAGTAGAGTCTGCTGTTGATGCCGTAATGTACCCAGGAACAAAATATTTCCCATTACTTGCCATTGATGCATCCCCAAAGGCTTGGTTGCCTGATTACGGTGTATTCGGAAAGCAGCAGTATTTGGACAGCGTTTGGGAATCTATTGAGTGGAAAGTGGTAGAGAATAGATTACCTGcatttgaaaccaaagcCTTTGCCACTTTATAA
- a CDS encoding class I SAM-dependent methyltransferase (similar to gnl|GLV|DEHA0F25982g Debaryomyces hansenii DEHA0F25982g): MFGYMKHVGQEWNEKMRESPKVVGASVGIITPLVVLLMFSESLRSVVQFCWQCFFKPFTSVTSNNNQQENLEQFYKSQAKLYDRTRGVLLQGRETSLKLSLSHLSEKKGNVWIDVGGGTGFNISQMALLTNLDTTFDKIYLIDLSPSLCEVARKRCKEHGWKNVEVICGDACDFEIPEESAQLITFSYSLSMIPSFYAAIDHAVSLLDAKNGIISCVDFGVTNESMLVGRTNTLGGLVNRHIPWLFRTFWRLWFEFDKVFLDPARREYLEYRFGTIKSLNCYNYKLGKIPYYIWLGCNKDHEQHLQARFVELAPTSPYLAPITTSASSNAQPMTKAMIAALENSKKGLPYPSLFYQKEHWRVYYDEVNPEYSQFKNSYIYAFTWEDPREDVNILNIQPEDTILAITSAGDNILHYATLPNPPKRIHGVDLNPCQGHLTELKLAAIRSLSFTQLWQMFGEGKIDRFNNILLNKLAPYLSSNAFQYWFENGTKTFDPNGAGLYDTGFTKWALRLAKWVFKVANLTDEVNMLCKAKTLEEQRSIWDKKIKPVLFNRVVGKILVGNPLFLWSALGVPRNQAKMMGSSTLQYIIDTLDPVIDNSLISDDNYFYYLTLKGRYSSRSCPDYLKEGGFKSLSRESPESPLDRVRLHTDTLKDVCERLSKKTVSIAIIMDHMDWFDPQGTDVDEEIQALWLALNSRGRVLLRSASKSPWYIKNFEKFGFSCKAVSARYPGKCIDRVNMYASTWVCQKISTASQSNNRRLSSLDLENN, encoded by the coding sequence ATGTTTGGTTATATGAAACATGTCGGGCAAGAGTGGAACGAAAAGATGAGAGAATCTCCAAAGGTTGTTGGGGCTAGTGTCGGTATTATCACACCACTAGTTGTTCTTCTTATGTTCAGCGAATCTCTCCGTTCCGTTGTACAATTCTGCTGGCAGTGCTTTTTCAAACCGTTTACGTCAGTGACAAGCAACAATAATCAGCAAGAAAACTTAGAACAATTCTATAAATCCCAAGCCAAACTCTACGATCGTACAAGGGGTGTTTTACTCCAAGGTCGTGAAACAAGCCTTAAATTATCTCTTTCTCACCTCTCTGAAAAGAAAGGTAATGTCTGGATTGATGTCGGGGGTGGGACTGGTTTCAATATCTCCCAAATGGCGCTTTTAACAAACTTGGATACAACGTTTGACAAAATTTACTTGATTGATCTCTCTCCATCGCTATGTGAGGTTGCAAGAAAACGTTGTAAAGAGCATGGATGGAAAAATGTGGAAGTGATCTGTGGAGATGCTTGCGATTTTGAAATACCAGAGGAATCAGCTCAGTTGATCACATTTTCTTATTCATTGAGCATGATACCAAGTTTCTATGCGGCCATTGATCACGCAGTATCTTTATTGGATGCTAAGAATGGTATCATTTCGTGTGTTGATTTTGGTGTCACTAATGAATCTATGCTAGTCGGAAGAACCAACACTTTGGGTGGTCTAGTTAACAGACATATACCTTGGCTATTCCGTACATTCTGGAGATTGTGGTTTGAATTCGACAAAGTGTTTTTGGATCCAGCTAGAAGAgaatatcttgaatataGATTCGGGAcaatcaaatcattgaatTGTTATAACTACAAGCTTGGTAAAATTCCCTACTACATTTGGTTGGGTTGCAATAAAGACCACGAACAACATCTTCAAGCTagatttgttgaacttgCACCAACATCTCCATACCTCGCACCTATAACCACGTCAGCTTCCTCTAACGCTCAGCCAATGACCAAAGCTATGATTGCAGCACTAGAAAATTCTAAAAAAGGTTTACCATATCCTTCTCTGTTCTATCAAAAGGAGCATTGGAGAGTGTACTATGATGAAGTGAACCCTGAGTACAGCCAATTTAAGAACAGTTATATATACGCATTCACATGGGAAGATCCTAGAGAAGATGTTAACATTCTTAATATTCAACCAGAAGATACCATTTTGGCTATTACCAGTGCTGGTGATAATATTTTGCACTATGCCACTTTGCCTAATCCACCGAAGAGAATTCATGGGGTGGATTTAAATCCATGTCAAGGACATTTGACAGAATTAAAATTAGCAGCGATTAGAAGCTTGAGTTTCACACAGTTGTGGCAAATGTTTGGTGAAGGTAAGATTGATAGATTCAACAATATTTTACTGAATAAATTGGCGCCATATCTTTCATCAAACGCATTTCAATACTGGTTCGAAAATGGAACGAAAACATTTGATCCTAATGGAGCCGGGTTGTATGACACTGGGTTCACAAAGTGGGCATTAAGACTTGCAAAATGGGTATTCAAAGTTGCAAATCTTACAGATGAAGTTAATATGCTATGCAAAGCTAAGACCCTAGAGGAGCAAAGATCTATTTGGGATAAAAAGATAAAGCCGGTCCTTTTCAACAGAGTAGTGGGTAAAATCCTCGTTGGAAACCCGTTATTTTTATGGAGTGCACTTGGAGTACCACGTAATCAAGCAAAAATGATGGGCTCTTCAACATTGCAATATATTATTGACACTTTGGACCCTGTTATTGataattctttgatttccgATGATAATTacttttattatttgacATTGAAGGGAAGATATTCGAGTAGAAGTTGTCCTGATTACCTAAAAGAGGGTGGATTCAAGTCTCTTTCTCGTGAAAGTCCTGAATCTCCTCTAGATAGAGTTAGACTTCATACTGACACGTTGAAGGATGTCTGTGAGCGTTTGTCGAAGAAAACAGTTTCGATTGCTATAATTATGGATCACATGGATTGGTTTGATCCACAAGGAACTGATGTTGACGAAGAAATTCAGGCTTTGTGGTTGGCCCTCAACTCTCGCGGTAGGGTATTATTGAGATCTGCCTCTAAAAGCCCATGGTATATCAAAAACTTCGAAAAGTTCGGCTTCAGTTGTAAAGCAGTAAGTGCAAGATACCCTGGAAAATGTATTGATAGAGTTAACATGTATGCCAGTACCTGGGTTTGTCAAAAAATCTCCACGGCATCTCAGAGCAACAACCGTAGATTAAGTTCTCTCGATTTGGAGAATAATTAA